The DNA region ATCGACAAAAGTATTTTATTTTGGGCAATATTATTCTGATTTTCAACGCTTAATATTCTTGATACTTTTTTCGAAATTTTGCTTGTATTTCTTTATCGTAACCACTTTTGCTTAATATTTTTTGATAATCTTTTTGTGATTCCAGATTAAGTGTAATCTATGTTTTGTTGTCTTTTTTGTCAATTTCAAATTCTATATAAATTACATTAATTTCAAACGTTCATTTGTCCAATTAACAAGTTTATCAAAACAATTCTCTTTTTAAAGTTTCTTTGGATAATTTATATAGTTTGTCTGTTGAAAAGTACATTTGGTTTTTATAAGTTTCTGTTTTTTTAGTGATTTGCTGTAAAGTGTCGCACAACGTTCTCGCGCTACAGCGGGTTTGGGACTAAATTAAGCCTATTCTTCGGATTTGACAAATCATCCAAATACAAAACCATCTTTCCATTAAGCCTAATGCCCAAATCCGTTGTAGCATCTATGTAAAAGCATAACTTAGAGTTACTAAAAACGAAGATTATGCAATTACAAGATGCCTTAACTATTCCAAAGATATTCATTGGTTTAGACATTCACAAAAAAGCTGGAGCGTTTCCATTCAAACGGATTTGTTTTTTCACAGAACGTTTTCGATGCCTTCTGTTGCCGAGGATTTATACAATATGTGGAGCGAACATTTCCAAATCACGAAGTAGCTTTAGTTTACGAAGCAGGATGTTGCGGATTTTCTGCAGCGCGCTATTTTTTAAACTTAGGTTGGCATGTTTTGGTGGTCAATCCCTCCGATGTCAAGACTGGAGATAAGGAGCGGTATCAAAAAAACTGACGCTTTAGATTCCAAAAACCTGTCCAATCAATTAAAAGCGGGTGTGCTCAGGAGCGTTTATATTCCTACCGAAGCACACGAACAGTTTACCACTTTGGCTCGTCACAGAACCCAAATCACCAAGAAACTCCGACAAAGCAAATCGCAAATCAAAAGTATGTTGCTCTTTCATGGGATTGAAATACCTCCAGCATATGATAATTCAAATTGGAACAAAGATTTCATAGTTTGGCTGGAAAATAGAGAATTCAGCTCCCCTTGTGGAAAATTGGCACTTCAGGGCAAAATACGGATGTATCAATTATCAGGTTAAGTATTTGGAAATTGCCAATCAAATGCGTGCGCATTGCAGAAAGACCTGTAAGAACGATTATAATCTCTTGAGGAGCATTCCAGGAATTGGCGGTTATCTGTCCAGTGTAATTTTGGCTGAATGTGGTGATTTGCGCCGATTCAATAACGAAGGACAATTTAGCTCTTACATCGGATTAGTACCAGGGATTTTAATAGCGGCGGATCAGAAAAATGTTTAGGAATAACCCCCAGAAGTCGTTCCCAATTACGAAGTTATTTAGTAGAAGCAGCCTGGATTGCCATTAGAAAAGATGCCGAAATGCAGCAATATTAACGCAAACATCAAGGCAAGAATGTAAAGACTGTCATCATTAAAATAGCTCATAAATTAGCACGAAGAATACTCTCGGTCATTAAAACCGAAACACCTTATCAAATCAATAGAAACTTAGTATTAGAAAAATAAAATAACCTTCTTAAAAAGCTCAATCATACAGAGAATAGACTGCAAAACAGCTAGGCGGTTCTTTAAAATAAGCCGCATTTTGTAGTAGGCAGCTATTTTATTCTTACAATCAAACCGATGCTGGTGGTCTCGTTCTCAAACGAGAACCACATATAGGAGTGGGAGCTTTAAGAATTTA from Flavobacterium sp. CECT 9288 includes:
- a CDS encoding transposase, whose protein sequence is MFWWSIPPMSRLEIRSGIKKTDALDSKNLSNQLKAGVLRSVYIPTEAHEQFTTLARHRTQITKKLRQSKSQIKSMLLFHGIEIPPAYDNSNWNKDFIVWLENREFSSPCGKLALQGKIRMYQLSG